The genomic window AGTCGTCAACGAAGAAGAACGGTACCGCCCCAAGTCCCGTTGCGAGGGCGGTTACAAAGCCCGCGACGAATACGATGGTGAGATTTTCCGCCACTGCCATACATCACGTATGATAGCGCCAGCAAAGTAACTTATCAAAATAAGAAATTTGTTTTGGGTAACTTAAAACATCGTGGGTGGCGGATCTCACGCTTGGTCGGACCAAATTCAGACGGCTTGACGTCGGCACCGGACCAAAATCGGTAGTAGACTTAGCGTCTTGACAAGAATCCGGTGCTGGATTTCCGCCGATCGAGAAATCAGAATACGACAGGGGCAATAAACGTCGTATTGAACTGAAAGTGTCGCCGTTCGATTCCGTTACTGGGCGGGGATTTCGGTGTCAGCTTCGGCGTGTTCGTACTTGTCCTCGAATTCCTGGATGAGTTGTCCCATTTTCGCGTACCAGTCGTTCAGCTTTCGCTGCATATCGTTCGCGATTTGGGTCGGGTCTGTGGGGTAGTAGACGTGGTAGTAGCCACCCTGCTCGTAGTTAATCTGCTCTTTCTGGATAAAACCGCTCTTGAGCAACCGCTGGATCGATCGATATGCGGTCGACCGCTCCCGGTCGACCTGTTCGGCAACTTCGTCGATCGTTAGCGCTTCTTCGCTTTCAACCATTACCCGGAAACAGTCCTTATCGAGTTGTTTGAGACCGTGGATGCACTCTAGCAGCCCTTCACACTCCATATCCTGCTGTAGTTGCTCTGCCATTGAGTTAGCCATTTTACTATCTCACGGTAGGAGCCGCACCGGTATAAGGGTTGTGTGGATATTGTGCAATCTCGATGAGCCGCGCAATCGCGGCTCAAGGAAGGACAACGACGTTGTACGGCAGCTGTACCGACCTCTCGGTACAACTGCAGGGCGATTCGCGGTTGAGACAGAAATGATAACAGTCGTTCGTCTCAGTCTGCGGATGCTGCGGCCGCGTTCGACTGCTTTCGAATCGTCGTGATCGTACTGTAGATTACGGCTCCGCTGACCATGAACGCCGAGAGCAGGATCAGGGCGAAGCCGACCGTGTTGAACAGTTCGACGGCGAAGTAGTCGCCGGCCTGCTGGAACGCCACGGCGATCGATCCACCCAGGAGCATCAGCCCGAAGTAGATCTTGATATCGTCTTCGTTGACGATGTTAGTCGCGGCTGATCCGATTCGGGCGCCCAGCGCGCTCCCCGCGAGTAGCGGTGCGACGATCGAGAGGTCGACGCCGCCGTTGAGTCCGTAGGTGAACGCGCCGAACCCGCCCGAGAAGACGATCTCGAACAGGTCGGTCCCGACCGCCACCGGAACGGGAACTCCGATAAGGTAGAACATCGCGGGCATCCGGATGAAGCCGCCGCCGACGCCGAGGAAGCCCGACAGCAGCCCCGTCGCGAACGCGACGCCCAAGACCATCCACAGCGAGACCTGAATGCCGCCCGCGATCGTCATCATCGGCGGCACGCGGTACGACTGGATCTTTTTCGCGATATCTGGGATCGCATCCGGGTCGATCTCTTCGTCTGCGCCCTTGTGGTGGCCGCCACCGGAGTCCTCGCTACCGTCGTTTTTGAGCGCGTTCCGGGTGACGAACAGTCCGATCGCGCCCAGTAGACCGACGTATGTGACGCCGATGACCCCGCTGGCGAGTCCGAGTTCCTCGAGCCGGTAGACGAAGAGACTCCCGACCTCGATCCCAGCGGTAGTCCCGGCGATCA from Halopiger xanaduensis SH-6 includes these protein-coding regions:
- a CDS encoding helix-turn-helix domain-containing protein encodes the protein MANSMAEQLQQDMECEGLLECIHGLKQLDKDCFRVMVESEEALTIDEVAEQVDRERSTAYRSIQRLLKSGFIQKEQINYEQGGYYHVYYPTDPTQIANDMQRKLNDWYAKMGQLIQEFEDKYEHAEADTEIPAQ
- a CDS encoding sulfite exporter TauE/SafE family protein, encoding MEPFGIALTTLVLFVSFGFMVGVLFGFFGMGGSFLVTPALLVMGYPARVAVGSGMAFVFGTAVIATLKHHDLGQVDYKLGGLMIAGTTAGIEVGSLFVYRLEELGLASGVIGVTYVGLLGAIGLFVTRNALKNDGSEDSGGGHHKGADEEIDPDAIPDIAKKIQSYRVPPMMTIAGGIQVSLWMVLGVAFATGLLSGFLGVGGGFIRMPAMFYLIGVPVPVAVGTDLFEIVFSGGFGAFTYGLNGGVDLSIVAPLLAGSALGARIGSAATNIVNEDDIKIYFGLMLLGGSIAVAFQQAGDYFAVELFNTVGFALILLSAFMVSGAVIYSTITTIRKQSNAAAASAD